A single genomic interval of Alteromonas sp. CI.11.F.A3 harbors:
- a CDS encoding DUF748 domain-containing protein, with protein sequence MPIKNLTTSFKQQPKWRRIATYFLLAYLFYALILGLVAPLVLESKAPKILSEKLGRNVSIDNIRINPFLLRARVSGFTIEEASSDDAFIAFTLLELDVGFWQTLFSFTPTLEHFYLNTPYAHLARVSESDTSPQPDQKSTVFNFSDIIDTLAKADEDSPEPEAQEQSEIPHIRLAEFRLSNGHISVADHVTDTQLDYPELSFTLTNLDTLATSLNLDTGNSSEEKSANHYAFTLATTEGGSVQFDGQFQLSPIDIAGSFEVSQIALAPLWPLSDDVIDAKITDGALSFALNYHLSEDNNDFRFQANDAKLSLSHLVISDKENPRVKLAELRVSDINLDTKTQQVDVANFSLQQPWISAQIDQSGVDLVSMFTPKGLDEKAPQAASSSLSTTAPSSTTAAEASPTSSDSSASAAPNTGNSASVDPTQSDKAAWRVILQGFALNNGDVLVQEGMVSDGVNWRVFPLNVSTGVIDSTLTTPIDYAIDMKLGGSLVQSSPSDLSDTSSIAPPASSISSKGTIVANEQAVSGTIDVSQFGLSQLQPYVEQYLNLALKDGSATLSGSFEADSDSKIIFDGQANIASLTIIDGLKQEPLLQWADFQAKGIAYSSTDSTLSLEKITLDKPYAKLLIAEDKQTNFSNIVVEQIASTTNTPEGVHSDSESESNQETQPASTEAASELVIRIQEIVFNDGSAYFADNSLRPRFASGIESLNGSITKLSSSADTAADVDIKGKIDGYAPVTLYGSINPLIEDIFLDLTFTVEGAELTSVNPYSGTYMGHFIDKGLLSLDIQYLLENNQLAGNNHVVIDQLTLGRKTDSDQALSLPLGLAIALLEDSNGVIDLGLEVSGDLDSPTFGFGSIILKAIGNLITKAVTAPFSLLANLVGSDDEELNEIDFTHGSSQLTDAASSKLATLADALSKRPGLRVNIEGTVDEVPDAYELAEQKLQQQLLALSGQEALPEGLSPSTMPVSGPLADALSELFVSTTGKTVEEERVVVIAKLQQSADGEGSGDGIREDTRGYTANSETTPTQVTPDAALVEQALYIAMYNQVRSGIDIPKRELANLAEARAKTVKNVLANNFEVNANRLFLLNSRQHLQLKKSGVVLTLEAN encoded by the coding sequence ATGCCCATAAAAAACTTAACCACTTCATTTAAGCAGCAACCTAAATGGCGGCGTATTGCTACCTACTTTCTGTTGGCATACTTATTCTACGCGTTAATACTGGGCCTAGTTGCGCCTTTGGTTCTTGAATCTAAAGCGCCCAAAATATTAAGTGAAAAGTTAGGGCGAAATGTCAGTATCGACAATATTCGAATTAATCCTTTCTTGCTGCGCGCCAGGGTGTCTGGATTTACGATTGAAGAAGCGAGTAGCGACGACGCATTTATTGCGTTTACACTACTTGAGCTTGATGTGGGCTTTTGGCAAACCCTATTCAGCTTTACCCCTACCCTAGAGCATTTTTACTTAAATACGCCTTATGCACACCTTGCTAGGGTATCGGAGAGTGATACTTCACCGCAGCCTGATCAAAAATCCACTGTATTTAATTTTTCTGACATTATCGACACGCTCGCTAAAGCGGACGAAGACAGTCCAGAGCCTGAAGCGCAAGAGCAAAGCGAAATACCTCATATTCGCTTGGCAGAATTTCGCCTGAGCAATGGTCATATTTCAGTGGCCGATCATGTCACCGACACACAACTTGATTATCCAGAACTGTCATTCACATTAACCAACCTTGATACCCTCGCCACCTCCTTAAACCTAGATACAGGCAATAGCAGCGAAGAAAAATCTGCTAATCACTATGCGTTCACCTTAGCGACCACCGAAGGCGGAAGCGTTCAATTTGATGGGCAGTTTCAGCTTTCTCCTATAGATATAGCGGGTAGTTTTGAAGTTAGCCAAATTGCGCTAGCGCCGCTGTGGCCATTATCTGATGACGTGATTGATGCAAAAATAACAGACGGCGCCCTAAGCTTCGCCCTCAATTATCACCTTTCAGAAGACAACAACGATTTTCGCTTTCAAGCCAACGATGCGAAGTTATCCCTATCTCATTTAGTTATCTCTGACAAAGAAAATCCTAGAGTTAAGCTAGCTGAATTACGTGTTAGTGACATAAATCTAGACACAAAAACCCAGCAGGTTGATGTGGCCAATTTTAGCCTACAGCAACCTTGGATAAGTGCACAAATCGACCAATCGGGGGTAGATTTGGTCTCAATGTTTACCCCAAAAGGGCTTGATGAAAAAGCGCCGCAAGCGGCCTCGAGTTCTCTTTCTACAACAGCCCCGTCTTCTACAACAGCCGCAGAAGCTTCGCCTACGTCATCAGATTCTAGCGCCAGCGCAGCGCCAAACACAGGGAACTCAGCTTCTGTTGACCCCACACAAAGTGATAAAGCGGCTTGGCGCGTAATACTGCAAGGGTTCGCACTAAACAATGGCGATGTACTCGTTCAAGAAGGTATGGTTTCTGACGGGGTTAACTGGCGAGTATTCCCGTTAAACGTAAGCACAGGCGTGATCGATTCAACTCTGACCACGCCTATCGATTACGCTATTGATATGAAGCTCGGTGGCAGCTTAGTGCAGTCTTCCCCTTCAGACCTATCAGACACTTCATCGATAGCCCCACCCGCTTCATCAATAAGCAGTAAAGGCACTATTGTAGCCAATGAGCAAGCCGTCTCGGGTACTATTGATGTCAGCCAGTTCGGCCTTTCACAACTTCAGCCTTATGTGGAACAGTATTTAAACCTTGCTCTTAAAGACGGTAGTGCAACCCTTTCAGGGAGTTTCGAAGCGGATAGTGACAGTAAAATAATATTTGATGGTCAGGCAAATATAGCGTCACTCACAATTATCGATGGCTTAAAGCAAGAGCCTTTATTGCAATGGGCTGACTTTCAAGCAAAGGGTATTGCATATAGTTCTACTGACAGTACCCTTTCTTTAGAAAAAATTACGCTGGATAAACCCTACGCGAAGCTTTTAATCGCTGAAGATAAGCAAACTAACTTTAGTAATATTGTGGTGGAGCAAATAGCCTCGACAACTAATACGCCCGAAGGTGTCCACTCTGATTCTGAATCTGAATCTAATCAGGAAACTCAACCCGCCTCTACCGAAGCAGCCTCTGAGCTTGTTATCCGCATTCAAGAAATAGTCTTTAATGATGGTAGCGCCTACTTTGCTGATAATTCTTTACGCCCACGCTTTGCGTCCGGTATTGAAAGTCTAAACGGCAGTATTACCAAGCTTTCATCTAGTGCCGACACCGCCGCTGATGTAGACATAAAAGGCAAAATAGATGGCTACGCACCAGTCACTTTATACGGTTCTATTAACCCGCTAATAGAAGATATCTTTTTAGACCTCACGTTCACCGTAGAGGGCGCTGAATTAACTTCAGTAAATCCTTATTCGGGTACGTATATGGGCCACTTCATCGACAAGGGTTTATTGTCACTTGATATACAGTATTTGCTAGAAAACAATCAATTAGCGGGTAATAACCACGTGGTCATCGACCAGCTTACCTTGGGTAGAAAGACAGACTCTGACCAAGCACTTAGCTTACCCCTTGGGCTCGCCATTGCATTATTAGAAGACTCGAACGGGGTTATTGATCTTGGTCTTGAAGTGTCAGGTGATTTAGATAGCCCCACCTTTGGTTTTGGCTCCATCATATTAAAAGCAATTGGAAACTTGATCACGAAAGCCGTGACTGCACCATTCTCATTGTTAGCAAACTTAGTAGGTAGCGACGATGAAGAGCTTAACGAAATTGACTTTACGCATGGCTCATCACAGCTAACTGACGCCGCATCAAGCAAGCTCGCTACCCTTGCCGATGCGCTATCTAAACGCCCAGGGCTTCGCGTAAACATTGAGGGTACAGTAGATGAAGTACCTGACGCTTATGAACTAGCAGAACAGAAACTGCAACAACAGCTGTTAGCACTTTCTGGCCAAGAAGCACTACCAGAAGGCTTATCACCAAGTACTATGCCGGTGAGCGGCCCTCTCGCTGACGCATTAAGTGAGTTATTCGTTAGCACCACCGGTAAAACCGTGGAAGAAGAACGTGTAGTGGTAATAGCTAAATTGCAGCAAAGCGCGGACGGTGAAGGTTCAGGTGATGGTATACGCGAAGATACACGTGGATATACTGCGAATAGCGAAACAACACCTACTCAAGTAACACCTGATGCAGCACTAGTTGAACAAGCACTCTATATCGCCATGTACAACCAAGTTAGAAGTGGTATTGATATACCGAAGCGGGAACTTGCTAATTTAGCCGAGGCTCGTGCTAAAACAGTGAAGAACGTTTTGGCGAATAATTTTGAAGTTAACGCGAATCGCCTATTTTTACTTAATAGCCGGCAACATCTACAGCTTAAAAAGAGCGGCGTGGTATTAACGCTTGAAGCTAATTAA
- a CDS encoding DUF2780 domain-containing protein, producing MKILSLFVIATLSFSAHASANDTLNKLKGMLGDANTSTSQTTEAAEASSLDVSSLVSMVSENLGVSETQSEGGLASIFDYAKGNLTTADYSELASAIPGLDSLLENVPSVAADSTNGGSTMSGLLSKASEYSSSLGSINELKQQFDALGLDADMISSFISQINTYLNSNEETQSLLQSGLGNLASML from the coding sequence ATGAAAATTTTATCTTTATTCGTTATCGCTACATTATCATTTTCGGCACACGCTTCTGCCAACGACACGCTTAACAAACTAAAAGGTATGTTGGGTGATGCCAATACATCCACTTCACAAACCACAGAAGCAGCTGAGGCTAGCTCGTTGGATGTGTCTAGTTTGGTCAGTATGGTGTCAGAAAATTTAGGCGTAAGTGAAACGCAATCTGAAGGTGGTTTAGCATCTATTTTTGATTATGCTAAAGGCAACCTCACTACTGCTGATTATTCAGAACTTGCCAGTGCCATCCCTGGGTTAGACTCTTTGTTAGAAAACGTACCTTCTGTTGCGGCAGATTCTACCAATGGCGGTTCAACCATGTCAGGTTTACTAAGCAAAGCCTCTGAATACAGTAGTTCTCTAGGTTCTATAAACGAATTGAAGCAACAATTCGATGCACTGGGTTTAGATGCAGATATGATAAGCAGCTTTATCTCACAAATTAACACTTACCTGAACAGCAATGAAGAAACACAGTCTTTACTTCAGTCTGGTTTAGGTAATTTAGCCTCAATGCTTTAA
- a CDS encoding MFS transporter: MKNLRWWVIALVALATVINYIDRQSLSVLWPFMGKEIYPNKTDAELKEVYGIISIVFLFSYAFGQAIFGKVFDWVGTRIGFVLSIGIWSIATVLHAFAQGILTFSVFRAILGVSEAGNWPGAAKANAEWFPTKERALAQGIFNSGAAIGGIISIPLIAYLALFFSWKAIFVIVGCTGLLWLIPWIIVVKSPPGSHPWITDEEREYILTGQRNEATNADGSAIAEYTPTTGQLLSHKQSWGVIIATAAIDPIWWLFIVWIPTYLVEVYAMDVKGLAIYGWVPYVGAMLGAWFGGLLAQNRLGAGWSVNKARKLVITLGCLIMLPALLMLSNPNSEVAAVLIMATILFGFQTAIGNVQTLPSDLFGGKSVGTLAGFAGMAAKLAAGLLIYAVPSLTADGSYTVVFVIGAALAIVAVLSIWVLCPKIEPVEAKR; encoded by the coding sequence ATGAAGAATTTGAGATGGTGGGTAATTGCACTGGTTGCACTGGCAACAGTGATTAACTACATAGATAGACAATCGCTTAGTGTATTGTGGCCGTTTATGGGAAAGGAGATTTACCCCAATAAAACGGATGCCGAATTAAAAGAAGTGTACGGTATTATTAGTATTGTATTTCTTTTTTCCTATGCCTTCGGCCAAGCTATATTCGGTAAGGTGTTTGACTGGGTAGGCACACGCATAGGTTTTGTTCTTTCTATTGGTATTTGGTCTATTGCTACCGTGCTGCATGCTTTTGCACAAGGCATATTAACCTTCAGTGTGTTCCGTGCCATCTTAGGTGTTTCAGAAGCAGGAAACTGGCCAGGCGCAGCAAAAGCTAACGCCGAGTGGTTTCCCACTAAAGAGCGTGCTTTAGCTCAAGGTATATTTAACTCTGGTGCAGCCATTGGCGGCATTATTTCTATTCCTCTCATTGCTTACCTTGCCTTATTTTTCAGTTGGAAAGCCATCTTCGTAATAGTGGGTTGTACCGGTCTACTTTGGCTTATTCCTTGGATCATCGTGGTTAAATCGCCACCAGGCTCACACCCTTGGATCACCGATGAAGAAAGAGAGTACATCCTTACCGGCCAAAGAAACGAAGCGACCAATGCCGATGGCAGCGCTATTGCTGAATACACGCCTACCACTGGGCAGTTGTTATCACACAAACAGAGTTGGGGCGTGATTATCGCCACTGCGGCAATCGACCCTATTTGGTGGCTATTTATTGTTTGGATCCCCACCTATTTGGTAGAAGTTTATGCCATGGATGTGAAGGGCTTGGCTATTTATGGTTGGGTTCCTTATGTAGGTGCCATGTTAGGTGCTTGGTTCGGCGGACTGCTTGCGCAAAACAGACTGGGAGCAGGTTGGTCAGTAAACAAAGCGCGTAAGTTAGTGATTACGCTGGGTTGCTTAATCATGTTGCCAGCATTGTTGATGTTATCTAACCCGAACAGTGAAGTTGCTGCTGTATTAATTATGGCCACTATTCTATTTGGCTTTCAAACGGCAATTGGAAACGTACAAACCTTGCCTAGCGATTTATTCGGCGGTAAGTCGGTGGGGACATTGGCTGGCTTTGCGGGTATGGCGGCCAAACTAGCGGCAGGACTTTTGATATACGCAGTACCTTCGTTAACTGCTGACGGTAGTTACACAGTGGTCTTTGTTATTGGTGCGGCACTTGCCATCGTTGCTGTACTAAGTATTTGGGTTCTATGCCCTAAAATTGAACCGGTTGAAGCTAAGCGATAG
- a CDS encoding polysaccharide lyase 6 family protein encodes MNASVFSVPVLVTCSLLFVAGCNSTSPQAGVKEDSAYVSNPLLQVSQSGGILVADKEQFLKQAESLKAGDTIVLADGVWENFEILFKGVGTPEKPITLKAQTNGGVVLSGLSNLRLAGEYLVVEGLVFKDGYSPTGEVVSFKENDDNLAYHSRVTQVVIDGFSNPDKFNSDKWVVMYGKHNRFDHSHLEGKSNAGVTMAVRLNTEDSQQNHHRIDHNYFGPRPILGSNGGETLRIGTSKYSLSDSFTIVENNYFDRCNGEVEIISNKSGKNQFLNNVFFESRGTLTLRHGNGNLVEGNVFFGNGKHHTGGIRIINADQTVRNNYMEGLTGIRFGGGFTVMNGVPNSSINRYHQVKNAKIDNNTLVNLDNINLAAGSDAERSATPINSSFSNNLVVNESAENPFKIFDDVSGITFKNNFASQRPQDELAQGFDVKNIELVRGENGLLQSKQAQQLEVGAPASLNPTLKEDTGVNWYEKAGLPIEFDSGKTVSVSSADELYRAVAEAESGSTILLKAGSYSLNKQMQVKSVVTLKAESPRSVTLYPMRSLMIEIEDGGSLKLDGLNISGKKSPDSAGNVLIRNTKLPTLFNHKLAIHNTHITDLNVNHSSHVFDAGYRSLADNIDITDSVFENITGDVLRLDKEQDDLGIYNAEYVTIKNSTFSNIEGAIAKIYRGGTDESTFGPHFTLTDSDITNVGKGKRNKSKSSIFLLGVQQSLISGNTFVDSKLVTIDHTVGEPQTQILNNTFDSTPLPEVTETFTKGASTATLKGNQSK; translated from the coding sequence ATGAATGCTAGTGTGTTTTCTGTTCCTGTTTTAGTCACTTGTAGCCTACTTTTTGTTGCCGGCTGTAATTCAACTTCCCCACAAGCTGGTGTAAAAGAAGACAGCGCCTATGTTTCCAATCCTTTGTTACAAGTATCTCAATCAGGTGGCATTTTAGTTGCCGACAAAGAGCAATTTCTCAAACAAGCTGAGTCGTTAAAAGCGGGTGATACCATTGTACTTGCTGATGGCGTTTGGGAAAATTTTGAAATTTTATTTAAAGGTGTCGGTACACCAGAAAAGCCCATTACACTAAAAGCGCAAACTAACGGTGGTGTCGTCTTGTCAGGGTTATCTAACCTTCGACTAGCAGGTGAGTATCTTGTCGTAGAGGGCTTAGTATTTAAAGACGGATATAGTCCTACCGGTGAAGTAGTATCATTTAAAGAGAACGACGATAACCTTGCTTACCATTCCAGGGTTACTCAAGTGGTTATTGATGGGTTCAGTAATCCAGATAAATTCAACTCTGATAAATGGGTTGTGATGTACGGTAAGCACAACCGCTTCGACCACAGTCATCTAGAAGGGAAAAGTAACGCGGGCGTCACAATGGCGGTGCGCTTGAATACGGAAGATAGCCAACAAAATCATCATCGTATCGATCACAACTACTTTGGCCCTCGTCCAATTTTGGGCTCTAATGGTGGTGAAACCCTTCGCATTGGTACCAGTAAGTATTCATTAAGTGACTCATTTACCATTGTTGAAAATAACTATTTCGACAGATGTAACGGCGAAGTAGAAATCATTTCGAATAAATCGGGTAAGAACCAATTTTTAAATAACGTATTTTTTGAAAGCAGAGGTACGCTTACCCTTCGCCACGGCAATGGAAACCTAGTGGAAGGGAATGTGTTCTTTGGTAATGGCAAACACCACACCGGTGGTATCCGTATTATTAATGCCGACCAAACGGTTCGTAATAACTACATGGAAGGGTTAACGGGTATTCGATTTGGTGGCGGTTTTACCGTAATGAATGGCGTACCAAATTCATCGATTAACCGATATCACCAAGTTAAAAACGCCAAAATTGATAACAATACCTTGGTGAACTTGGATAATATCAACCTAGCAGCGGGTAGTGACGCAGAACGCTCGGCGACGCCTATCAACAGCAGTTTTTCTAACAACCTAGTTGTAAATGAAAGCGCTGAAAATCCATTTAAAATCTTTGATGATGTTTCTGGCATTACCTTTAAAAATAACTTCGCTAGTCAACGGCCTCAAGATGAGCTAGCCCAGGGATTCGATGTTAAAAATATCGAATTAGTACGAGGCGAAAACGGGTTGTTGCAAAGTAAACAAGCGCAGCAATTAGAGGTTGGCGCACCCGCATCTTTAAACCCAACGCTAAAAGAAGACACAGGCGTAAACTGGTATGAGAAAGCAGGTTTACCTATAGAATTTGATTCTGGTAAAACTGTTAGCGTAAGTTCTGCTGATGAGCTTTACCGTGCTGTGGCCGAAGCAGAAAGCGGAAGTACGATACTGCTTAAAGCCGGAAGTTACTCGCTAAACAAACAGATGCAGGTTAAAAGCGTAGTAACACTTAAAGCAGAGTCACCGCGCTCAGTTACCCTGTACCCCATGCGCTCTTTAATGATTGAAATTGAAGATGGGGGAAGCTTGAAACTGGATGGGCTAAATATATCAGGTAAAAAATCGCCTGACAGTGCAGGCAATGTACTTATCCGCAACACTAAGTTGCCTACTTTGTTTAATCACAAGCTTGCCATTCACAATACGCACATTACCGATTTAAACGTGAACCATTCCTCTCATGTATTTGATGCGGGTTACAGAAGCTTAGCCGATAACATCGACATTACTGACAGTGTATTTGAAAACATCACGGGTGACGTATTGCGACTAGATAAAGAGCAAGATGATTTAGGCATTTACAATGCCGAATACGTCACCATCAAAAATTCTACTTTTTCGAACATTGAAGGTGCCATTGCAAAAATTTATCGCGGCGGCACAGATGAAAGTACCTTTGGCCCGCACTTCACCTTGACGGATAGTGATATCACTAATGTTGGAAAGGGGAAGCGCAACAAATCTAAGTCTTCTATTTTCCTACTGGGTGTGCAACAAAGCCTAATTAGTGGCAATACGTTTGTAGATAGCAAGCTAGTAACTATCGATCACACGGTAGGTGAACCACAAACTCAAATTCTTAATAACACCTTTGATTCTACGCCACTTCCTGAAGTGACCGAAACCTTTACTAAAGGGGCATCAACGGCAACGTTAAAAGGGAACCAGTCGAAGTGA
- a CDS encoding SDR family NAD(P)-dependent oxidoreductase: MSMTGKVAIVSGGGRDIGAACAVELAARGANIVITYQASADRAKDTVEQIVAAGGNAIAIHADLTQKADVHNTVETTLSTYGAIDCLVHVSGGLVERKKIVEMDLAHWHKVLDVNLTSLFLMVQGVIPHMKPGSSIVTFSSQAARDGGGGGAIPYATSKGAVSTFTRGLAKELGPDIRVNSVCPGMISTGFHDTFTPDNVRSNVAGATCIKREGTSEEVAKLVAFLACDDASYMTGNNVDINGGLLFS, translated from the coding sequence ATGTCGATGACAGGTAAAGTTGCAATTGTATCGGGTGGGGGCAGAGATATTGGTGCTGCTTGTGCGGTAGAGCTTGCTGCTCGTGGTGCTAATATTGTTATTACGTATCAGGCAAGTGCAGACAGGGCGAAAGACACTGTTGAGCAGATAGTTGCTGCGGGAGGGAATGCTATTGCTATTCATGCCGACCTCACTCAAAAAGCTGATGTTCATAATACGGTTGAAACCACATTGTCGACTTATGGGGCAATAGATTGCCTAGTCCACGTATCAGGTGGTTTGGTAGAGCGTAAAAAGATAGTGGAAATGGACTTAGCACATTGGCATAAAGTACTCGATGTAAATTTAACGTCTTTGTTCCTCATGGTGCAAGGGGTTATCCCCCACATGAAACCGGGTAGTTCAATTGTTACCTTCTCGTCTCAAGCCGCACGAGATGGCGGTGGCGGTGGCGCTATCCCATACGCAACATCTAAAGGTGCTGTCTCTACCTTTACAAGGGGCTTAGCGAAAGAGCTAGGACCAGATATCCGCGTGAATTCAGTTTGCCCAGGTATGATATCCACCGGATTTCATGACACCTTCACTCCAGACAATGTACGCTCAAATGTAGCAGGGGCCACCTGTATTAAGCGAGAAGGTACATCTGAAGAAGTCGCAAAGCTGGTGGCATTTTTAGCGTGTGATGATGCGTCTTATATGACCGGCAATAATGTGGATATTAACGGTGGCTTACTTTTCTCTTAA
- a CDS encoding NAD(P)-dependent oxidoreductase, with the protein MSKPVIGFIGLGLMGGNMVENLQKKGYELNVMDLNKDAVAACVARGAKAVSSAKELAEASDIVMLCLTTSAIVEKVMYAEDGILAGMKEGSVLVDFGTSIPASTRKIGADLAEKGVGMIDAPLGRTPAHAKDGLLNIMAAGDIDTFNKVKPVLEDQGENVFHLGALGAGHTTKLINNFMGMTTVCAMSQAFAVADLAGVDRQQLFDIMSTGPSSSPFMQFCKNYAVDDVSDLGFSIANANKDLGYFLQMVEDLGTQSKIAEGSSSNLQAAFEAGMGNGNVPEIFDYFLKLKK; encoded by the coding sequence ATGTCAAAACCTGTCATCGGTTTCATCGGTCTAGGCCTTATGGGCGGCAATATGGTCGAAAACTTACAAAAGAAAGGCTACGAGCTTAATGTAATGGACCTTAACAAAGATGCGGTAGCAGCATGTGTTGCTAGAGGTGCTAAAGCAGTTTCTTCGGCTAAAGAACTAGCTGAAGCATCAGATATCGTTATGCTTTGTTTAACTACTTCAGCCATTGTCGAAAAAGTAATGTATGCAGAAGACGGCATTCTTGCAGGCATGAAAGAAGGCTCTGTATTGGTAGACTTTGGTACTTCAATTCCTGCATCTACTCGCAAGATTGGTGCTGACCTAGCAGAGAAAGGCGTTGGTATGATTGACGCACCTCTTGGTCGTACACCAGCTCACGCTAAAGATGGTTTGCTTAATATTATGGCTGCAGGCGATATCGATACCTTCAACAAGGTTAAGCCTGTACTAGAAGACCAAGGCGAGAACGTTTTCCACCTTGGCGCATTAGGTGCTGGTCATACAACTAAGTTAATCAATAACTTCATGGGTATGACAACAGTATGTGCAATGTCTCAAGCATTTGCTGTAGCTGACTTGGCTGGCGTTGATCGCCAACAACTTTTCGATATTATGTCGACAGGTCCATCTAGCTCACCATTCATGCAGTTCTGTAAGAACTATGCCGTTGATGATGTAAGTGATCTTGGTTTCTCAATCGCAAATGCGAATAAAGATCTTGGCTATTTCTTACAAATGGTAGAAGACTTAGGAACACAGTCTAAAATTGCAGAAGGTTCATCTTCTAACTTGCAGGCTGCATTTGAAGCTGGCATGGGTAACGGAAACGTACCAGAAATTTTTGATTACTTTCTAAAATTAAAAAAGTAG
- a CDS encoding cupin domain-containing protein, with product MQKQSALFLSGNETEIEDIGGGLKRQMLGYNEELMMVKVFFDKGAEGYVHAHRHSQVTYVIEGEFHFSINGEVKVMKPGDSCLIPPHADHGAVCPTGGILIDTFSPPREDFLEE from the coding sequence ATGCAAAAGCAAAGCGCACTTTTTTTATCAGGCAACGAAACTGAAATAGAAGATATCGGCGGCGGGCTAAAACGCCAAATGCTTGGGTATAACGAAGAATTAATGATGGTTAAAGTCTTTTTTGACAAAGGCGCAGAAGGGTACGTGCACGCGCACAGACACTCTCAAGTCACTTACGTTATTGAAGGTGAATTCCACTTCAGCATCAACGGCGAAGTTAAGGTAATGAAACCGGGTGATAGCTGCCTTATTCCACCTCATGCAGACCACGGCGCAGTTTGTCCTACTGGCGGCATTTTAATTGACACATTTAGTCCTCCTCGCGAAGACTTTTTAGAGGAATAA
- a CDS encoding MFS transporter — MKLNGLRWWVIALIALATVINYIDRQALSVLWPDIVEELFPDESALERKQIYANISIVFVFAYAFGQAIFGKIFDWVGTRLGFVLSIGVWSLATIAHAFAQGLLTFSLFRAILGVAEAGNWPGAAKGNAEWFPTKERALAQGIFNSGAAIGGIIAIPLIAFLTVYFSWQMLFVVVGAVGLLWLIPWLILVKAPPGAHPWITDEEREYILTGQRQTTMSADLVETEVEEYNPSTSELLKRKQSWGVIIASAAIDPIWWLFVFWIPIYLNEVYAMDVKSIGIYGWVPYVGAMFGAWFGGLLAQNRLKAGWNTDKTRKLTITLGCLIMLPSLLAMSQPGSPTMAVIIMAIILFGFQTAIGNVQTLPSDLLGKKAVGTLAGFSGMAAKLGAVGLTALVPYLTADGNYAPAFIIGASLAIVAMAAVWVLIPKIEPLKKLD, encoded by the coding sequence GTGAAATTAAATGGCTTACGTTGGTGGGTAATCGCATTAATTGCGCTTGCCACCGTGATTAACTATATCGACCGTCAGGCGCTCAGCGTATTGTGGCCTGATATTGTTGAAGAGTTATTTCCGGATGAATCAGCGTTAGAACGCAAGCAAATTTACGCTAATATTTCCATTGTGTTTGTATTTGCTTACGCGTTTGGGCAAGCCATTTTTGGTAAGATTTTCGACTGGGTTGGTACTCGTTTAGGCTTTGTATTGTCTATCGGTGTATGGTCGTTGGCCACCATTGCTCATGCATTTGCACAAGGTCTATTAACCTTTAGCCTCTTTCGCGCCATATTAGGTGTTGCGGAAGCTGGCAACTGGCCAGGTGCGGCTAAAGGGAATGCAGAATGGTTTCCCACTAAGGAACGTGCACTCGCACAGGGTATATTTAATTCCGGTGCTGCCATTGGTGGCATAATCGCTATACCCTTGATTGCATTTTTAACCGTTTATTTTAGTTGGCAAATGCTGTTTGTTGTTGTGGGTGCAGTAGGATTACTTTGGTTGATTCCTTGGTTAATTCTAGTGAAAGCGCCACCTGGCGCACACCCATGGATTACTGATGAAGAGCGTGAGTACATCCTTACTGGTCAACGTCAAACCACCATGTCAGCTGACTTAGTTGAGACTGAAGTAGAAGAATATAACCCTTCTACTAGCGAGCTACTTAAGCGCAAGCAAAGCTGGGGCGTAATCATAGCCTCTGCTGCTATTGACCCTATCTGGTGGCTGTTTGTATTCTGGATCCCTATTTACCTAAATGAAGTTTATGCCATGGATGTTAAGTCTATCGGTATTTACGGCTGGGTACCTTATGTGGGCGCAATGTTCGGTGCTTGGTTTGGCGGGCTTCTTGCTCAAAATAGACTTAAAGCTGGCTGGAATACAGATAAAACCCGAAAGCTAACCATCACCCTTGGTTGCTTAATTATGCTTCCTTCGCTTTTGGCTATGTCGCAACCTGGTTCCCCAACTATGGCGGTGATTATTATGGCGATTATCTTGTTTGGATTCCAAACCGCCATTGGTAATGTACAAACACTACCTAGCGATTTACTGGGTAAAAAAGCCGTAGGCACCTTAGCGGGTTTTTCAGGCATGGCTGCAAAGTTAGGCGCGGTCGGTTTAACTGCATTGGTCCCATACCTTACCGCTGATGGTAACTATGCTCCTGCGTTTATCATTGGTGCGTCACTTGCCATTGTAGCAATGGCGGCAGTATGGGTATTAATCCCTAAAATTGAACCACTGAAAAAGCTAGACTAG